GCGTGTGCGTTGCTTTACCCAAGATGATGCACATATCTTCATGCTGCCCAGTCAGATTAAGGACGAGATTATTGGTGTTATTGATCTGTTTGATTACTTCTATAATACCTTTGGTTTAAATTACCACGTAGAACTCTCCACCCGTCCGGAGAAATCCATGGGTTCCGATGAAATGTGGGAAGTTGCAACCAACTCCCTCCGCGATGCTCTGGAGGCCAAAAAGATGGATTATAAAGTCAACGAGGGCGACGGAGCTTTCTATGGACCTAAAATTGACTTCCACTTAACTGATAGTTTGGGTAGAACTTGGCAGTGTGGTACCATTCAATTAGACTTCCAAATGCCGGAAAGATTCAATCTGAACTATGTTGGGGAAGACGGTCAGAAGCACCGTCCTGTTATGATCCACAGAGTTGTTTTTGGCAGTATTGAACGATTTATTGGTATTCTAACAGAGCACTTTGCTGGAGCCTTCCCGGTTTGGTTGGCACCTGTACAGGTGAAAGTGCTGCCCATTACCGATAGGCATCATGAATATGCCCGGGAATTAGTAAAGAGATTGCAAGGGCTGGATATTCGAGTGGAACTGGATGCCAGAAATGAAAAAATCAACTATAAAATCCGGGAAGCCCAGACCCAGAAAATTCCTTACATGCTGGTGATTGGTGATCGAGAAATGGAACAAGGAGCCGTTGCAGTACGTGAGCGTGGCAAAGGCGATGTTGGCGCCATTTCGGTGGGAGATTTTATCAAGAAAATAGAAGATGATATTCAAAACAAAACGATATAATAAAGCTAAAGGAAAAAACCTTGACTGCTCAGGCAAACCATGGTACAATTACTCCTGTTGAACTTAATACTATATTAAAGTAGAAGCATCCCGCTTCTCACCTTACAACCGAGGTTCGTAGGGTCTTATTACACAATATGTTTTTAAAATTGTGTCTATTAGCGGGTGTTTATCACCCGCTTTTTATTTTTTGTTTGACCTATTATATGGAGGTGAATATATATTTCCAAACAAGAGCAACGCATTAATGAGGAGATTCGAGCACGTGAAGTACGGGTAGTAGATGCTGAAAATAACCAACTGGGTATTATGTCTACGAAGGAAGCCCTGCGTTTGGCAGAGGAAAAACAACTGGATTTGGTTGAGGTTGCTGCCCAAGCAAAACCGCCGGTTTGCCGTATTATGGATTATGGCAAGTTCAAATATGAGCAAAGCAAGCGGGAAAAGGAAGCCAAGAAAAGGCAAAGAATCATTCAAGTTAAAGAAGTTAAATTACGCCCTCGCATTGAGGACCATGACTACTCCACAAAATCCAAGAATGCCGAACGATTCCTTAAAGATGGTGATAAGGTCAAGGTTACGATCATGTTCCGAGGTAGAGAAATTGTCCATACAGAGTTGGGGAGAGCCCTATTGGAACGTCTGGCCCAAGACCTAAAAGATATTTGTATTGTCGAAAGACATCCTAAGCTTGAAGGTAAAAACATGATTATGATCTTAGCACCAAAAAATGAAAAGCAAGACTAGAAAGGAGTTGCCCTAAATGCCTAAAATTAAAACCCACCGTGGGGCTGCTAAGAGATTTAAGAAAACTGCCACTGGAAAAATTCGTGGTTGGCACGCTTTTCACAGCCACATTCTAGGTAAAAAGACTGCTAAGCGCAAGCGCAACCTACGCAAGTCTACCATTATTCATGAATCCGATGCAGTTCGTATTAGTAGACTGTTGCCCTATTAAAGTTTGATTTTTTTCAAGTAGAAGGAGGTAATCATCATGCCACGGGCTAAAAGCAGTGTGGTTTCTCGCAATAGACACAGAAAGATTCTAAAGTTGGCCAAAGGTTATAGAGGTTCCCGCAGTAAGCTGTTCAGGGTAGCCAACCAGGCCGTAATGAAAGGTTTATTCTATGCTTACAGAGACCGTCGTCAGAAGAAACGTGATTTCCGTAAGCTTTGGATTGCTCGTATTAACGCAGCCACTCGCATGAACGGGTTGTCCTACAGCCGTTTTATCAACGGTCTGAAAAAAGCTGGTGTAGAGGTAAACCGTAAAATGTTGGCAGACTTGGCAGTAAACGATGCCAAAGCATTTGGCCAACTGGTTGAGCTTGCAAAGTCCAAGCTCGCCTAAGTTAAATAAAAACATATTATATGAATAACCCAAAGCATGGTCTTAGACCATGCTTTTATTTGCTTGTTAGGAAGTAGTAAAGTCTTTGATAACATTGGACAAACTACGAAAGTTAGAAGTGGTTCCCTAAAATACTAGCATTAACTTCATAATTTGCTATAATAGTGCATGATTCTTTTTAAAGAGGCGATCAGTTTGAAAAACAATAAGGGCTTTTTAAGTCAGCCATCAAGGGCTTTGGCGGTAGGTTTTGCCGGGCTAATTCTACTGGGGGGGATTCTATTATCTTTACCAGTAGCCTCCGCCAGTGGTCAGCCCACGGATTTTTTAACAGCACTTTTCACCTCAACTTCTGCTGTATGTGTTACAGGACTTGTGGTGGTGGATACTGGAACCTACTGGAGTACCTTTGGACAGGTTGTAATCATAAGCTTGATTCAAGTAGGCGGTCTGGGATTCATGACCATGGCTGTTTTGTTTTGGCTAATCTTGGGACGCAAGGTTACCTTTAGAGAGCGACTTTTGATCCAGCAGTCCTTAAATGTAATTGATTTAAGTGGAATTATCAAGCTAGCCAAACAGGTTATAGTTTTAACCCTTACCATTCAAATATTTATAGCCACCCTATTGGCTGTAAGATTTGTTCCAGAGCTAGGGTTGCAAAAGGGAATCGCCTTCAGTTTATTTCACGCCGTATCTGGTTTCAATAATGCAGGTTTTGATTTGTTTGGAGATTTTCGAAGCCTTACCCAGTATACCGCTGACCCCATTGTGAACTTTGCCATAGGTTTGGACATTATTTTGGGCGGGATTGGGTTTACTGTCATGACAGACGCAATTCGATATCGTAAGAGAAAGAAAATCAGTCTGCACTCAAAGCTAGCCCTTTACATAACGGCCATACTTTTACTCTTTGGCATGGTTGTCTTCTTACTATTGGAGTTTAATAATACCTTGGCTTCCCTAAGTTTTGGAGGTAAACTGTGGGCCAGCTGGTTTCAGTCTGTAACACCACGTACAGCAGGATTTAACACCATTGATTTAACGGCCATGCGTCCTGTAACTTTGTTTTTTATTATTCTTCTTATGTTTATTGGAGCCTCTCCGGGTTCCACTGGCGGAGGGGTTAAGACCACTACCTTTGGTATTGTTGTGTTAGCTTTGATTTCGTTGGCACGTGGCAAGGAGGATGCAGAGGTTTTCTACCGCCGAATTTCCAAAGAGCAGGTTTACAAGGGATTGGGGATTATTTTGCTGGCCATGGGCTGGATTATCTTTGCTACATTGTTACTAGGGGCTGTTGAGAAGGCAGATTTTCTTAAAATTTTATTTGAAGTGGTTTCGGCCTTAGCCACTGTTGGACTTTCTGCGGGTCTTACACCAACCCTTTCAGATTTTGGGCAGGTTGTTATCATGTTTACAATGTTTCTTGGACGTTTGGGACCCTTAACTGTGGCCTATGCCTTGGCTACCAAGCAACAGCGTAAACAGCAGTTTCGTTATCCGGAGGAAAGGATTATTATTGGTTAAGGAGGGCTATAGGATATGAAACAATTTGCCGTTATTGGGTTAGGACGTTTTGGTAGTAGTGTTGCCAGAACCCTTTCTAAAATGGACTATGAGGTACTGGGACTGGATGTAAATGAAGAACGTGTAAATGATATTATAGAGGATGTAACCCATGCTGTTCAGTTGGATGCATTGGATGACCATTCATTACAGGCTGTAGGCATTCGTAATTTTGACGTCGTGGTGGTGGGCATTGGTCAGGAGGTGCAATCCAGCATATTGGTAACTTTAATGTTAAAAGAAATGGGCGTCAAAAGGGTCGTGGCCAAGGCTCAAAATGATTTGCACGGCAAGGTTCTTGAACGGGTGGGAGCTGATAAAGTGGTCTTTCCAGAAAGAGATATGGGCATTAAGTTGGCCCATGCGTTGGTTTCCCAAAATATTATGGAGCAGATATCGTTGTCGCCGGAATATAGTCTGGTTGAAATGGCAGCTCCGCCAAATTTTGTTAACAAAACACTGGAAAAGTCCGGCGCCAGGCAACAATATGGTGTCAGCATTCTAGCCATTCGAAGGGGGGAAGATATGATCATCTCCCCGGGGGCCAGTCAAGAAATTTTGGAAGGGGATATTTTGGTGGTCATTGGTAAGAATGAAAAACTACAAAAATTTGATACGGTTGAGGTCTAATGATTACATCTTCTCAAAATTTACGTGTGAAATTGGTTAAAAAGTTGGCCCAACGGAATTTTCGGCAAAAGGAAAGGAAATTGGCGGTGGAGGGCATCCGATTTGTTGAAGAGGCCTTAAGTAGCACCTGGCAAACGGAGATTTTACTTTACACGGATCAGGCCTGCCAGGCTCAACGGGGAAAAATACTGTTGGATTTGGCCAGGGATAAAGGGGTCGAAGTACTGGCGGTGTCAGATGCTATTATGAAGGAACTATCGGACACCGAGACTCCCCAGGGCATGCTGGCGGTACTTAGGCAACCCGATTATACCCTGGAGGATATTATCAGGCCCGATCAAAAGCCCCTGGTGGTGATTGTGGATGGTGTTCAGGATCCGGGAAATCTTGGTACTATTATCCGCTCCGCAGACGCTGCGGGGGCCAGTGGAGTGATCTTACTGAAGGGTACGGTGGATATTTATAACCCTAAAACATTACGGGCTACCATGGGTTCTTTGTTTCATTTGCCAGTGATACAGGTCAGTGATGTTAACGAAGCCTTGGAGTATCTTGCATCCATAGGCGTTACTTTGCTGGTGGGGGAACCTGCCGGTGGCATACCTGTTTTTAAAGCCAACCTCCAAACTCCGGTAGGGATTATTGTGGCCAATGAGGGAGCGGGACCCAGGGAAGAGATATTTCGATATAACCATCAGAAAATAACCATTCCCATGCCCGGATGTGCTGAATCTTTAAATGTTGCCATTGCCACCTCCATTATCCTTTATGAGGCCATCAGGCAGAGACATAAAATTCAGTAAACTTTCTTGTTTTGCTTAAATTCATATGATATAATCAGTGTCGAAAGGTCCCCAAAAAGAGATGAAAGGTCGTGGTTACATGCTGTTAACCGCCGAATTTTTTTGGAACCTGTTCGAAGCAACCGGTTCGGTTACTGCTTATATAAACTATCGCCGACTGGTTTTACATTAATAGTGCTACTGCCATGATGGGGAGAAGTACGTTGATTGTTTCTTCGCAGGGAGAGAGGGTCGAGACTGGAAATCCTCTTAAGAAAAGTCATCGGAAAGTTCGCCCTTGAGCTGCGGTCTGAAAGTATATACATACGAGTAGGTTTCGCCGGTTCTTCTGCCGTTATCAGAAGTGGATAAGTGTTTTTATCCTCTGAGTGGTTCTTTGTAGTAGAACAATCTGGGTGGTACCACGGAGATACTCCGTCCCTATATTTAGGGGCGGTTTTTTATTTATTTTTTGATTTTACAGGAGGATTGTCATGGAGCAGAAATTAAGAACATTAGCCCAGGAGGCACTGGCTGCCTTGGAGAGCGCCAAAACTCCGGAAGCACTTAATGATATTCGGGTTAAATACCTGGGTAAAAAGGGTGAGGTCACACAGTTGTTAAGAGGCATGGGTGCCTTATCAGCCGAGGAAAGACCCCGTGTTGGGCAGGTGGCCAATGAAGTGAGGGCTTCCATCGAGCAGGCCCTTGAGGAGAGAAATGCCCGGGTAAAAGAAGCACAAAAGGAACAAATGCTGGCTGCAGAGACCATTGATGTTACCCTGCCAGGCAACCAGTTTGGTTTAGGTAGAATGCACCCCCTTACCCAGGTTATGCAGGAAATAGAAAGTATCTTTATGGGGCTTGGCTTTAAGATTGCTGAAGGGCCGGAAGTGGAGTTGGATTATTATAACTTTGAGGCTTTAAATTTGCCAAAGGACCATCCGGCTAGAGATATGCAGGATACTTTTTTTATCAACCCGGAGGTTCTTTTGAGAACCCATACATCTCCGGTGCAGGTAAGAACCATGGAAAAAATGGTTCCCCAGGTGCCCATTAAAATTATATGCCCGGGTCGAGTTTACCGCCGGGATGACGATGCCACCCACTCCCCGATGTTCCATCAGGTGGAGGGTTTGGTGGTTGATAAGCATATCACCTTTGCGGATTTAAAGGGCGTTTTGGCTACCTTTGCCAGGCAAATGTTTGGACTGGACACGAAAACCCGTCTGCGTCCCAGCTATTTTCCCTTTACCGAACCCAGCGCAGAAGTGGATATCTCTTGTTTTAACTGTAAAGGTAATGGCTGTCGGGTTTGTAAAGGCAGCGGTTGGTTGGAGATCCTGGGTTCCGGTATGGTACACCCAAGGGTACTGG
This genomic interval from Desulforamulus reducens MI-1 contains the following:
- the rplT gene encoding 50S ribosomal protein L20, whose product is MPRAKSSVVSRNRHRKILKLAKGYRGSRSKLFRVANQAVMKGLFYAYRDRRQKKRDFRKLWIARINAATRMNGLSYSRFINGLKKAGVEVNRKMLADLAVNDAKAFGQLVELAKSKLA
- a CDS encoding TrmH family RNA methyltransferase, with amino-acid sequence MKLVKKLAQRNFRQKERKLAVEGIRFVEEALSSTWQTEILLYTDQACQAQRGKILLDLARDKGVEVLAVSDAIMKELSDTETPQGMLAVLRQPDYTLEDIIRPDQKPLVVIVDGVQDPGNLGTIIRSADAAGASGVILLKGTVDIYNPKTLRATMGSLFHLPVIQVSDVNEALEYLASIGVTLLVGEPAGGIPVFKANLQTPVGIIVANEGAGPREEIFRYNHQKITIPMPGCAESLNVAIATSIILYEAIRQRHKIQ
- a CDS encoding potassium channel family protein, coding for MKQFAVIGLGRFGSSVARTLSKMDYEVLGLDVNEERVNDIIEDVTHAVQLDALDDHSLQAVGIRNFDVVVVGIGQEVQSSILVTLMLKEMGVKRVVAKAQNDLHGKVLERVGADKVVFPERDMGIKLAHALVSQNIMEQISLSPEYSLVEMAAPPNFVNKTLEKSGARQQYGVSILAIRRGEDMIISPGASQEILEGDILVVIGKNEKLQKFDTVEV
- a CDS encoding TrkH family potassium uptake protein; this translates as MKNNKGFLSQPSRALAVGFAGLILLGGILLSLPVASASGQPTDFLTALFTSTSAVCVTGLVVVDTGTYWSTFGQVVIISLIQVGGLGFMTMAVLFWLILGRKVTFRERLLIQQSLNVIDLSGIIKLAKQVIVLTLTIQIFIATLLAVRFVPELGLQKGIAFSLFHAVSGFNNAGFDLFGDFRSLTQYTADPIVNFAIGLDIILGGIGFTVMTDAIRYRKRKKISLHSKLALYITAILLLFGMVVFLLLEFNNTLASLSFGGKLWASWFQSVTPRTAGFNTIDLTAMRPVTLFFIILLMFIGASPGSTGGGVKTTTFGIVVLALISLARGKEDAEVFYRRISKEQVYKGLGIILLAMGWIIFATLLLGAVEKADFLKILFEVVSALATVGLSAGLTPTLSDFGQVVIMFTMFLGRLGPLTVAYALATKQQRKQQFRYPEERIIIG
- the rpmI gene encoding 50S ribosomal protein L35, encoding MPKIKTHRGAAKRFKKTATGKIRGWHAFHSHILGKKTAKRKRNLRKSTIIHESDAVRISRLLPY
- the infC gene encoding translation initiation factor IF-3, which encodes MYISKQEQRINEEIRAREVRVVDAENNQLGIMSTKEALRLAEEKQLDLVEVAAQAKPPVCRIMDYGKFKYEQSKREKEAKKRQRIIQVKEVKLRPRIEDHDYSTKSKNAERFLKDGDKVKVTIMFRGREIVHTELGRALLERLAQDLKDICIVERHPKLEGKNMIMILAPKNEKQD
- the pheS gene encoding phenylalanine--tRNA ligase subunit alpha codes for the protein MEQKLRTLAQEALAALESAKTPEALNDIRVKYLGKKGEVTQLLRGMGALSAEERPRVGQVANEVRASIEQALEERNARVKEAQKEQMLAAETIDVTLPGNQFGLGRMHPLTQVMQEIESIFMGLGFKIAEGPEVELDYYNFEALNLPKDHPARDMQDTFFINPEVLLRTHTSPVQVRTMEKMVPQVPIKIICPGRVYRRDDDATHSPMFHQVEGLVVDKHITFADLKGVLATFARQMFGLDTKTRLRPSYFPFTEPSAEVDISCFNCKGNGCRVCKGSGWLEILGSGMVHPRVLEMSGYNPEEVTGFAFGMGVERIAMLKYGIDDLRLLFDNDLRFLSQF